The proteins below are encoded in one region of Manis javanica isolate MJ-LG chromosome 8, MJ_LKY, whole genome shotgun sequence:
- the LOC108397200 gene encoding acyl-coenzyme A thioesterase 6 isoform X2 has product MLQHPKVKGPSVGLLGFSKGGDLCLSMASFLKGITATVLINACVANTIAPLHYKDMIIPNLGNDSRKHTITDSGLLNFVDIWNNPLEEPHHQSVIPLEKAQGPFLFIVGMDDHNWKSEDYAHIASERLKAHGKDRPQIIYYPGTGHCIDPPYFPPCRASVHALLGQAIFYGGEPKAHSRAQVDAWQQIQTFFHKHLNGKKSVKPSKI; this is encoded by the coding sequence gtGAAAGGCCCTAGTGTGGGGCTTCTTGGCTTCTCCAAAGGAGGTGACCTATGTCTTTCAATGGCCTCCTTCTTGAAGGGCATCACAGCCACTGTACTTATCAATGCCTGTGTGGCCAATACAATAGCTCCTCTGCAttacaaggatatgattattccTAATCTTGGCAATGACTCAAGAAAACATACAATCACTGACTCAGGCCTTTTGAATTTCGTGGATATTTGGAACAATCCACTGGAGGAACCCCACCACCAAAGTGTTATTCCACTGGAAAAGGCCCAGGGACCCTTCCTATTTATTGTTGGCATGGATGATCATAACTGGAAGAGTGAAGACTATGCTCATATAGCCTCTGAACGGTTAAAAGCCCATGGGAAAGACAGACCCCAGATAATCTACTACCCAGGAACTGGTCATTGTATTGATCCACCTTATTTTCCTCCTTGCAGAGCCTCTGTGCATGCATTATTGGGTCAAGCAATATTCTATGGAGGTGAGCCAAAGGCTCACTCAAGGGCACAGGTAGATGCCTGGCAGCAAATTCAAACTTTCTTCCATAAACATCTCAATGGTAAAAAGTCTGTTAAACCCAgcaaaatataa